One Triticum dicoccoides isolate Atlit2015 ecotype Zavitan chromosome 5B, WEW_v2.0, whole genome shotgun sequence genomic window carries:
- the LOC119307462 gene encoding uncharacterized protein LOC119307462 isoform X4 → MAISQPWPVEDVRETFFSYFVENQHVQLSSTPVIPVVDTKVPLIHTCLNRFKGTLNGRGSHRTCFSLRCITVGGDDDEVIDHFKNDTTYHRFTEVLGSWSFGDYFKEEAIRLLFSLLNKKYKLPQSRIYASYFSGDTSLGLSSDNESKNTLQKYLAEERIMPAMSKADFWMTGETGPCGPCIGFFFDCSDSKDGVGSVINIKDGKFIEISRLVFVEFNRQAGGVLKPLQAKHVLKPLQAKHVLTGINLESLAAILQNKESHYELDVYDDIFFSMSCCTGRGIRDYSGEVGAADTDGVDTAYRLLADHIRMIAVTNAPGSQLGFGNEGREYFLYRADKQAVQYGHEVLKTNQEKYDVIIHGILISEADLCPELEGYRKVDEIIEDELMIYKKTMAELREQQVPFDMGGKKKKKKGVTSVVWYATRLIEFFGRHTRIILKNKNTRCSLVALCNALLLGEKITLNIDIEKVSEGHLIYLVQSYLLYGNTQMQLEQNLELSEFNKQVLGVLPKLPGSLYFDVTFASSCGFEQTSETAIFGFLGVPLHHGWLVDPQDAELGSSIRKSSYHQLSYILAVYESIRSSTNSGPQKHGGCKDDDKFDSTLVFSLTRSEELGSISCAMISTFLHGPQLTSYGFSSLHDDLKARQPTVLIWNETLITISKVGDQIYVLLNDLSLLSTETGAVWERLTEDSDGLFVDCNFVPTDSEIQSILPLTRMERRKRNREEKRPLKDLLVPEEKEVDKREDREGDTNEDEKDYEKTETGEKYDGNIVEKPDISGIRGNLNIRPIVFLGRPTHVIHQINDGPCALIAVCNLLLLQGSIFFEPHETVVSMEYLLNFVFSLLEDSAKMRAHCSAIQRNIWDAALTLATGFDVDVVFTRTDGFTETREWFLLDCLNLNLRHGWIAAGDLLRGPETSFESLTLAANEPGFPNAEAIKKFLTGPQLTPIGLLSLQEELTENVPCILYWNKHYNTTVKVNGKLCSLVTDSNYLRTSAVWQTLEVRGNGSYLDSNFTPIYAQLDAAPSFLPETSTSQASTSFMKQDLEGITSRGDGLYLDRSFTHSGPNAALSGDDLHGSHFVQKIRTRRSLPSPRIVPESSEVPLSDFVRIPGNEFSELRTLFADGTSLDVADTRKIGRVLGLDLLEDIVFNHNAGFSWDGKFDPTTIMVIDGVRAEIRAPYCDKFCEEAKLNDFFSYITGVIELFRIEGIGLPAFFAKLTQTLSNPPRRPQVCTQRQLEGFKRRLHGYWDIVLTTLALRSSLARAGLYSGIHRIHRFAPEAVNHALRAVLRSRFLPKDWRQPIVAETGHPVLKKVLRYIPDTLDGSNENARANEGWRRKFGWYKPRLLDSLCIFPRQVNEHAKSKEELELEKQQGVENEPMNSLSELDLLTSHYLQDDLPIILEVLLRSDHLMTDELWKWLEEVLEVYSRPEVLGRGTWGLRRCVFGGGWNLGRRAYCRRGRARGFGHRGHGRARGFGHR, encoded by the exons ATGGCGATAAGTCAGCCCTGGCCGGTGGAGGATGTTCGTGAGACGTTTTTCTCCTATTTCGTGGAAAATCAGCATGTGCAGTTGTCATCAACCCCGGTTATCCCCGTAGTTGATACCAAGGTGCCTCTTATTCATACATGTTTGAACCGGTTCAAGGGGACCCTTAATGGCAGAGGGAGTCATCGCACCTGCTTTTCGCTGAGATGCATTACTGTGGGTGGTGATGACGATGAAGTGATTGATCACTTCAAAAACGACACTACTTACCATAGATTCACAGAAGTCCTTGGAAGTTGGTCTTTTGGGGACTACTTTAAGGAGGAAGCCATCAGGTTATTATTCAGTCTTCTCAACAAG AAATACAAGTTACCTCAGTCCAGAATATATGCTTCATACTTTAGTGGTGATACATCCCTTGGTTTGAGTTCAGACAATGAGTCAAAAAATACATTGCAGAAATACCTAGCGGAAGAAAGAATCATGCCTGCCATGTCTAAG GCTGATTTTTGGATGACTGGTGAAACTGGTCCCTGTGGGCCATGCATTGGATTTTTCTTCGATTGTTCGGATAGCAAAGATGGTGTTGGTTCCGTAATCAACATAAAGGATGGCAAATTTATTGAGATAAGCCGTCTTGTTTTTGTTGAG TTCAATAGGCAAGCAGGTGGCGTCTTGAAGCCTTTGCAAGCTAAGCATGTCTTGAAGCCTTTGCAAGCTAAGCATGTCTTAACAGGGATTAATCTTGAAAGTTTAGCTGCCATTCTTCAAAATAAAGAAAGCCACTATGAATTAGATGTCTACGATGACATATTTTTCAGCATGAGCTGT TGTACTGGTCGAGGAATCCGGGACTACTCTGGTGAAGTTGGTGCTGCTGACACAGATGGAGTTGATACGGCATACCGCCTCCTTGCAGATCACATAAGAATGATTGCTGTTACTAATGCTCCTGGTTCTCAGCTTG GGTTTGGAAATGAAGGTCGCGAGTATTTCCTATATCGTGCCGATAAACAGGCTGTGCAATATGGCCACGAAGTACTTAAGACAAATCAAGAGAAATACGATGT TATTATTCATGGCATTCTTATATCTGAAGCTGATTTATGTCCTGAGCTTGAAGGGTACAGAAAAGTGGATGAAATAATCGAAGATGAATTGATGATCTATAAAAAAACCATGGCGGAG TTACGAGAACAGCAAGTGCCATTTGATATGGgagggaagaagaaaaagaagaaaggtgTCACTTCTGTTGTGTGGTATGCGACAAGGCTTATTGAATTTTTTGGCCGGCACACACGCATTATTCTCAAGAATAAGAATACACGCTGCTCCTTAGTAGCACTAT GCAACGCTCTCCTGCTTGGAGAGAAGATAACTCTCAATATAGATATCGAGAAGGTGTCAGAGGGCCATCTCATCTATCTTGTACAAAGTTATCTTTTGTATGGCAATACACAAATGCAG TTGGAACAGAACTTGGAACTATCAGAGTTCAATAAACAAGTTCTTGGTGTATTGCCGAAGCTTCCGGGCAGTTTATACTTTGATGTGACATTTGCCAG CTCTTGTGGCTTTGAGCAGACCTCAGAAACCGCAATATTTGGTTTTCTTGGTGTCCCTCTACACCATGGCTGGTTGGTAGATCCCCAG GATGCTGAATTGGGCTCCTCAATACGTAAAAGTTCCTACCACCAACTTTCGTATATTCTTGCTGTGTACGAATCGATTCGATCCAGCACAAATTCAGggcctcaaaagcatggtggatgtAAAGATGATGACAAGTTTGATTCGACACTTGTGTTCTCTTTAACCAGATCAGAAGAACTTGGTTCTATTTCTT GTGCAATGATCTCAACTTTTTTGCATGGCCCTCAGCTAACCTCGTATGG ATTTTCTTCCTTACATGATGACTTAAAAGCGAGACAGCCCACTGTCCTGATTTGGAATGAAACATTAATTACAATATCTAAG GTAGGAGACCAAATATATGTGTTGCTGAACGATTTGTCCTTGTTAAGTACTGAAACCGGTGCGGTATGGGAAAGGTTAACAGAG GATAGTGATGGATTGTTTGTTGATTGTAACTTCGTGCCAACAGATTCAGAGATTCAATCTATACTG CCACTAACGAGAATGGAAAGAAGGAAGAGGAATAGAGAAGAGAAGAGGCCTCTGAAGGATCTCTTAGTACCTGAGGAGAAAGAGGTGGATAAGAGGGAAGACAGAGAGGGGGATACGAACGAGGACGAGAAAGATTATGAGAAGACAGAGACCGGGGAGAAATATGATGGGAATATCGTGGAGAAACCAGATATATCT GGCATTCGTGGCAACTTGAATATAAGGCCTATTGTTTTTTTGGGACGGCCAACCCATGTTATCCATCAGATAAATGATGGCCCGTGTGCCCTTATTGCAGTCT GTAATCTTCTACTGCTCCAGGGGAGCATCTTTTTTGAACCACATGAAACTGTGGTGTCAATGGAATATCTACTTAACTTTGTCTTTTCTTTACTTGAAGATAGTGCGAAAATGAGG GCCCATTGTTCTGCAATACAAAGAAACATATGGGATGCGGCGCTGACACTGGCCACAGGGTTTGATGTGGACGTTGTCTTTACCAG AACGGATGGTTTTACGGAGACACGAGAGTGGTTCCTTCTCGATTGCTTAAATCTAAATCTTCGACATGGTTGGATTGCTGCTGGG GATTTGTTGCGCGGACCAGAAACATCATTTGAAAGTCTTACGCTGGCGGCTAATGAACCTGGTTTTCCAAATG CGGAGGCGATCAAGAAGTTTCTAACGGGACCTCAACTTACTCCCATTGG CTTGCTTTCCTTACAAGAAGAACTTACTGaaaatgttccatgcattctgtacTGGAACAAACATTACAATACTACAGTTAAG GTCAATGGAAAATTATGTTCTTTAGTCACTGATTCAAATTATTTAAGAACAAGTGCAGTTTGGCAGACGCTTGAG GTCCGCGGTAACGGATCATATTTGGACAGCAACTTCACACCAATTTAtgcgcagcttgatgcagctccttcg TTTcttcctgaaacaagtacctcccaAGCATCTACCTCATTCATGAAGCAAGATTTGGAAGGGATTACATCACGTGGTGACGGATTATATTTGGATCGTAGCTTTACTCATTCGGGACCCAATGCAGCTCTTTCG GGAGATGATCTTCATGGCTCTCATTTTGTTCAGAAAATACGGACTCGAAGATCTCTGCCCAGTCCTCGAATTGTTCCTGAATCATCGGAAGTACCACTTAGTGATTTTGTTCGGATACCTGGTAATGAGTTCTCTGAATTAAGAACTCTATTTGCTGATGGTACTTCATTGGATGTTGCTGATACGAGAAAGATTGGAAGAGTTCTCGGACTTGATTTACTTGAAGATATTGTTTTTAATCATAATGCGGGGTTCAGTTGGGATGGGAAGTTTGACCCGACGACTATAATGGTCATTGATGGAGTCCGTGCGGAAATTCGCGCACCGTATTGTGACAAGTTCTGTGAAGAGGCGAAATTAAATGACTTCTTCAGTTACATTACTGGGGTTATTGAGCTATTTAGAATAGAAGGGATTGGTCTGCCAGCCTTTTTTGCCAAGTTGACCCAGACGCTGTCAAACCCTCCTCGCAGACCTCAAGTGTGTACCCAACGTCAACTGGAGGGCTTCAAACGTCGACTTCATGGCTATTGGGATATTGTATTGACTACCCTGGCGCTGAGGTCCTCATTGGCTAGAGCAGGATTATATTCTGGAATTCATAGAATACACCGCTTCGCGCCAGAGGCAGTTAATCATGCGCTGAGAGCTGTATTGCGAAGTCGTTTTTTACCAAAAGATTGGAGACAACCAATTGTTGCAGAAACAGGTCATCCAGTCCTCAAAAAGGTTTTACGGTATATCCCTGATACGTTAGATGGAAGCAATGAGAATGCCAGGGCGAATGAAGGTTGGCGTAGGAAGTTTGGGTGGTATAAACCCAGGTTGCTTGATAGCTTGTGTATTTTTCCAAGACAAGTAAACGAACATGCAAAGTCTAAG GAGGAGCTAGAACTGGAAAAGCAACAAGGAGTGGAGAATGAACCTATGAACAGTCTTTCCGAATTGGATCTTCTGACGTCTCAttatctccaagacgatcttccaaTTATATTGGAAGTATTGCTACGCTCTGATCATCTTATGACAGATGAATTGTGGAAATG GTTGGAAGAGGTCCTGGAGGTTTACTCCCGACCAGAAGTCCTTGGTCGTGGAACCTGGGGCCTCCGCCGCTGTGTTTTTGGTGGAGGCTGGAACCTGGGCCGCCGTGCCTATTGCCGCCGT GGTCGTGCCCGTGGTTTCGGACACCGTGGTCACGGTCGTGCCCGTGGTTTCGGACACCGGTGA
- the LOC119307462 gene encoding uncharacterized protein LOC119307462 isoform X3, which produces MAISQPWPVEDVRETFFSYFVENQHVQLSSTPVIPVVDTKVPLIHTCLNRFKGTLNGRGSHRTCFSLRCITVGGDDDEVIDHFKNDTTYHRFTEVLGSWSFGDYFKEEAIRLLFSLLNKKYKLPQSRIYASYFSGDTSLGLSSDNESKNTLQKYLAEERIMPAMSKADFWMTGETGPCGPCIGFFFDCSDSKDGVGSVINIKDGKFIEISRLVFVEFNRQAGGVLKPLQAKHVLKPLQAKHVLTGINLESLAAILQNKESHYELDVYDDIFFSMSCCTGRGIRDYSGEVGAADTDGVDTAYRLLADHIRMIAVTNAPGSQLGFGNEGREYFLYRADKQAVQYGHEVLKTNQEKYDVIIHGILISEADLCPELEGYRKVDEIIEDELMIYKKTMAELREQQVPFDMGGKKKKKKGVTSVVWYATRLIEFFGRHTRIILKNKNTRCSLVALCNALLLGEKITLNIDIEKVSEGHLIYLVQSYLLYGNTQMQLEQNLELSEFNKQVLGVLPKLPGSLYFDVTFASSCGFEQTSETAIFGFLGVPLHHGWLVDPQDAELGSSIRKSSYHQLSYILAVYESIRSSTNSGPQKHGGCKDDDKFDSTLVFSLTRSEELGSISCAMISTFLHGPQLTSFSSLHDDLKARQPTVLIWNETLITISKVGDQIYVLLNDLSLLSTETGAVWERLTEDSDGLFVDCNFVPTDSEIQSILPLTRMERRKRNREEKRPLKDLLVPEEKEVDKREDREGDTNEDEKDYEKTETGEKYDGNIVEKPDISGIRGNLNIRPIVFLGRPTHVIHQINDGPCALIAVCNLLLLQGSIFFEPHETVVSMEYLLNFVFSLLEDSAKMRAHCSAIQRNIWDAALTLATGFDVDVVFTRTDGFTETREWFLLDCLNLNLRHGWIAAGDLLRGPETSFESLTLAANEPGFPNAEAIKKFLTGPQLTPIGLLSLQEELTENVPCILYWNKHYNTTVKVNGKLCSLVTDSNYLRTSAVWQTLEVRGNGSYLDSNFTPIYAQLDAAPSFLPETSTSQASTSFMKQDLEGITSRGDGLYLDRSFTHSGPNAALSGDDLHGSHFVQKIRTRRSLPSPRIVPESSEVPLSDFVRIPGNEFSELRTLFADGTSLDVADTRKIGRVLGLDLLEDIVFNHNAGFSWDGKFDPTTIMVIDGVRAEIRAPYCDKFCEEAKLNDFFSYITGVIELFRIEGIGLPAFFAKLTQTLSNPPRRPQVCTQRQLEGFKRRLHGYWDIVLTTLALRSSLARAGLYSGIHRIHRFAPEAVNHALRAVLRSRFLPKDWRQPIVAETGHPVLKKVLRYIPDTLDGSNENARANEGWRRKFGWYKPRLLDSLCIFPRQVNEHAKSKEELELEKQQGVENEPMNSLSELDLLTSHYLQDDLPIILEVLLRSDHLMTDELWKWLEEVLEVYSRPEVLGRGTWGLRRCVFGGGWNLGRRAYCRRGRAHGFGHCGHGRARGFGHRGHGRARGFGHR; this is translated from the exons ATGGCGATAAGTCAGCCCTGGCCGGTGGAGGATGTTCGTGAGACGTTTTTCTCCTATTTCGTGGAAAATCAGCATGTGCAGTTGTCATCAACCCCGGTTATCCCCGTAGTTGATACCAAGGTGCCTCTTATTCATACATGTTTGAACCGGTTCAAGGGGACCCTTAATGGCAGAGGGAGTCATCGCACCTGCTTTTCGCTGAGATGCATTACTGTGGGTGGTGATGACGATGAAGTGATTGATCACTTCAAAAACGACACTACTTACCATAGATTCACAGAAGTCCTTGGAAGTTGGTCTTTTGGGGACTACTTTAAGGAGGAAGCCATCAGGTTATTATTCAGTCTTCTCAACAAG AAATACAAGTTACCTCAGTCCAGAATATATGCTTCATACTTTAGTGGTGATACATCCCTTGGTTTGAGTTCAGACAATGAGTCAAAAAATACATTGCAGAAATACCTAGCGGAAGAAAGAATCATGCCTGCCATGTCTAAG GCTGATTTTTGGATGACTGGTGAAACTGGTCCCTGTGGGCCATGCATTGGATTTTTCTTCGATTGTTCGGATAGCAAAGATGGTGTTGGTTCCGTAATCAACATAAAGGATGGCAAATTTATTGAGATAAGCCGTCTTGTTTTTGTTGAG TTCAATAGGCAAGCAGGTGGCGTCTTGAAGCCTTTGCAAGCTAAGCATGTCTTGAAGCCTTTGCAAGCTAAGCATGTCTTAACAGGGATTAATCTTGAAAGTTTAGCTGCCATTCTTCAAAATAAAGAAAGCCACTATGAATTAGATGTCTACGATGACATATTTTTCAGCATGAGCTGT TGTACTGGTCGAGGAATCCGGGACTACTCTGGTGAAGTTGGTGCTGCTGACACAGATGGAGTTGATACGGCATACCGCCTCCTTGCAGATCACATAAGAATGATTGCTGTTACTAATGCTCCTGGTTCTCAGCTTG GGTTTGGAAATGAAGGTCGCGAGTATTTCCTATATCGTGCCGATAAACAGGCTGTGCAATATGGCCACGAAGTACTTAAGACAAATCAAGAGAAATACGATGT TATTATTCATGGCATTCTTATATCTGAAGCTGATTTATGTCCTGAGCTTGAAGGGTACAGAAAAGTGGATGAAATAATCGAAGATGAATTGATGATCTATAAAAAAACCATGGCGGAG TTACGAGAACAGCAAGTGCCATTTGATATGGgagggaagaagaaaaagaagaaaggtgTCACTTCTGTTGTGTGGTATGCGACAAGGCTTATTGAATTTTTTGGCCGGCACACACGCATTATTCTCAAGAATAAGAATACACGCTGCTCCTTAGTAGCACTAT GCAACGCTCTCCTGCTTGGAGAGAAGATAACTCTCAATATAGATATCGAGAAGGTGTCAGAGGGCCATCTCATCTATCTTGTACAAAGTTATCTTTTGTATGGCAATACACAAATGCAG TTGGAACAGAACTTGGAACTATCAGAGTTCAATAAACAAGTTCTTGGTGTATTGCCGAAGCTTCCGGGCAGTTTATACTTTGATGTGACATTTGCCAG CTCTTGTGGCTTTGAGCAGACCTCAGAAACCGCAATATTTGGTTTTCTTGGTGTCCCTCTACACCATGGCTGGTTGGTAGATCCCCAG GATGCTGAATTGGGCTCCTCAATACGTAAAAGTTCCTACCACCAACTTTCGTATATTCTTGCTGTGTACGAATCGATTCGATCCAGCACAAATTCAGggcctcaaaagcatggtggatgtAAAGATGATGACAAGTTTGATTCGACACTTGTGTTCTCTTTAACCAGATCAGAAGAACTTGGTTCTATTTCTT GTGCAATGATCTCAACTTTTTTGCATGGCCCTCAGCTAACCTC ATTTTCTTCCTTACATGATGACTTAAAAGCGAGACAGCCCACTGTCCTGATTTGGAATGAAACATTAATTACAATATCTAAG GTAGGAGACCAAATATATGTGTTGCTGAACGATTTGTCCTTGTTAAGTACTGAAACCGGTGCGGTATGGGAAAGGTTAACAGAG GATAGTGATGGATTGTTTGTTGATTGTAACTTCGTGCCAACAGATTCAGAGATTCAATCTATACTG CCACTAACGAGAATGGAAAGAAGGAAGAGGAATAGAGAAGAGAAGAGGCCTCTGAAGGATCTCTTAGTACCTGAGGAGAAAGAGGTGGATAAGAGGGAAGACAGAGAGGGGGATACGAACGAGGACGAGAAAGATTATGAGAAGACAGAGACCGGGGAGAAATATGATGGGAATATCGTGGAGAAACCAGATATATCT GGCATTCGTGGCAACTTGAATATAAGGCCTATTGTTTTTTTGGGACGGCCAACCCATGTTATCCATCAGATAAATGATGGCCCGTGTGCCCTTATTGCAGTCT GTAATCTTCTACTGCTCCAGGGGAGCATCTTTTTTGAACCACATGAAACTGTGGTGTCAATGGAATATCTACTTAACTTTGTCTTTTCTTTACTTGAAGATAGTGCGAAAATGAGG GCCCATTGTTCTGCAATACAAAGAAACATATGGGATGCGGCGCTGACACTGGCCACAGGGTTTGATGTGGACGTTGTCTTTACCAG AACGGATGGTTTTACGGAGACACGAGAGTGGTTCCTTCTCGATTGCTTAAATCTAAATCTTCGACATGGTTGGATTGCTGCTGGG GATTTGTTGCGCGGACCAGAAACATCATTTGAAAGTCTTACGCTGGCGGCTAATGAACCTGGTTTTCCAAATG CGGAGGCGATCAAGAAGTTTCTAACGGGACCTCAACTTACTCCCATTGG CTTGCTTTCCTTACAAGAAGAACTTACTGaaaatgttccatgcattctgtacTGGAACAAACATTACAATACTACAGTTAAG GTCAATGGAAAATTATGTTCTTTAGTCACTGATTCAAATTATTTAAGAACAAGTGCAGTTTGGCAGACGCTTGAG GTCCGCGGTAACGGATCATATTTGGACAGCAACTTCACACCAATTTAtgcgcagcttgatgcagctccttcg TTTcttcctgaaacaagtacctcccaAGCATCTACCTCATTCATGAAGCAAGATTTGGAAGGGATTACATCACGTGGTGACGGATTATATTTGGATCGTAGCTTTACTCATTCGGGACCCAATGCAGCTCTTTCG GGAGATGATCTTCATGGCTCTCATTTTGTTCAGAAAATACGGACTCGAAGATCTCTGCCCAGTCCTCGAATTGTTCCTGAATCATCGGAAGTACCACTTAGTGATTTTGTTCGGATACCTGGTAATGAGTTCTCTGAATTAAGAACTCTATTTGCTGATGGTACTTCATTGGATGTTGCTGATACGAGAAAGATTGGAAGAGTTCTCGGACTTGATTTACTTGAAGATATTGTTTTTAATCATAATGCGGGGTTCAGTTGGGATGGGAAGTTTGACCCGACGACTATAATGGTCATTGATGGAGTCCGTGCGGAAATTCGCGCACCGTATTGTGACAAGTTCTGTGAAGAGGCGAAATTAAATGACTTCTTCAGTTACATTACTGGGGTTATTGAGCTATTTAGAATAGAAGGGATTGGTCTGCCAGCCTTTTTTGCCAAGTTGACCCAGACGCTGTCAAACCCTCCTCGCAGACCTCAAGTGTGTACCCAACGTCAACTGGAGGGCTTCAAACGTCGACTTCATGGCTATTGGGATATTGTATTGACTACCCTGGCGCTGAGGTCCTCATTGGCTAGAGCAGGATTATATTCTGGAATTCATAGAATACACCGCTTCGCGCCAGAGGCAGTTAATCATGCGCTGAGAGCTGTATTGCGAAGTCGTTTTTTACCAAAAGATTGGAGACAACCAATTGTTGCAGAAACAGGTCATCCAGTCCTCAAAAAGGTTTTACGGTATATCCCTGATACGTTAGATGGAAGCAATGAGAATGCCAGGGCGAATGAAGGTTGGCGTAGGAAGTTTGGGTGGTATAAACCCAGGTTGCTTGATAGCTTGTGTATTTTTCCAAGACAAGTAAACGAACATGCAAAGTCTAAG GAGGAGCTAGAACTGGAAAAGCAACAAGGAGTGGAGAATGAACCTATGAACAGTCTTTCCGAATTGGATCTTCTGACGTCTCAttatctccaagacgatcttccaaTTATATTGGAAGTATTGCTACGCTCTGATCATCTTATGACAGATGAATTGTGGAAATG GTTGGAAGAGGTCCTGGAGGTTTACTCCCGACCAGAAGTCCTTGGTCGTGGAACCTGGGGCCTCCGCCGCTGTGTTTTTGGTGGAGGCTGGAACCTGGGCCGCCGTGCCTATTGCCGCCGTGGTCGTGCCCATGGTTTCGGACACTGTGGTCACGGTCGTGCCCGTGGTTTCGGACACCGTGGTCACGGTCGTGCCCGTGGTTTCGGACACCGGTGA